The genomic DNA GTGTTTTCACACTGCCTTTTTAATTCGGATCGAAACCCTACAGATTATTGTTGCGGAGTTGCTTGAACAAACTTGAAGGTTACTCTACGGTTTTTAGGATCTTTTGCATCCAATCCGGAAACTGGAGAAGAAGAACCTAAACTCTTAGTAACGATACGATTTGCAGGAATTCCTTGTTTAACTAAGGATTGTTTAACCGCTTTTGCACGAATTTCTCCGTAGAAAACGTTTCCTTTTTTATCGCCTTCTGCTTCTTCAGGTCCTACTTGGTCGGTGTGACCAGTGATCTCTAATGCCCAAGAATCAGGAAGTTTAGAAATTCCATCTTTAAGAACGGAAATATTAACTTTTGCCCACTCGCTGAAATCTCCCGCGCTAACATCAGCTTTTTTGTAGCTGAATCCTGGGCGAGTGATCCCGTCTGGATAGCGGAAGTCTTTAATTTGATTATTGATAGCGTCTGCAGGAGAGTCTACGTTGACGTTACGTGATGCTGCGGAATTTTGTTCTCCAGGCTCAGGAGCCGCTTGGTCTTTGTTGTCTGCAGAAGAGCAAAGAGCTAAGGAAAAAACCGTTGCACCGATGAGCAGGATATTGAGAATTTTTTTTACCATGTTGTATTCCTTCCTTGATTAGGGTAGGGGTTTATTTCGATGAATTTATCCAAAATATACCTATTCTCGCAAAATGGGAAATCTTTTTTAGACCTCTGTGCGAAAGGGATGCTTATATATTTCTTAGGAGAACTATTATGAATCTGGAACTTCATGCCGAAGTTAACGCCGACTCTGAGGGATCCAGACTCGATCGTTTTTTAAAGGATTATCTGGGAGATGAGATCTCTAGAGCTTCCATTCAACATTGGATCGATTCAGGTTGGGTAAAAGATGGGTCTGGAAAAATAATCCTGAAATCATCCTACAAGGTAGCTCCGGGAGAAAACTTCCATATATCAGTTCCTCCTAAACCTCCATTGAATTTAAGTCCAGTAAAAATGGAGCTAGAAGTTCTAAAAGAAACTCCGCAGTATCTGATCATTCGTAAACCTGCAGGCATCGCATCACATAGCGGTCCTGGAGATAGATCTGCTACTTTGGTTAACGGACTTCTCTACAAATTTAAGGAGCTTTCGAGTATAGGAGGAGAATCAAGGCCGGGTATCGTTCATCGTTTGGATAAACCGACGGAAGGGATCATGATCGTAGCTAAGAACGATCATGCACATGCAAAACTTTCAGAGTTGTTTAGAAGAAGGAACATTACTAAGAAATATCTTGCCTGGGTCCAAGGGACACTTCCGGAAGGAGAAGGCACGATAGACAAACCCATCGGAAGACATCCAATTGAAAGGCTGAAGATGACTGTGACTCCTAAAGGTAGGGCCTCAGTCACTCATTATAGGATCTTAAAAACTGCAGTTTCCAAGAACGGTAGAAAGTTCTCTTTGATCGAAGCTGACTTAGAAACAGGAAGGACCCATCAAATTCGGGTCCATTTTCAGAGCTTAAGATGTCCTGTTGTTGGGGACCTTCTTTATTCCAGAAACGCCGCACTCTTTGAGAACTATGGACTTTTACTTCTTTCGTATTGGTTGGAATTCAAGGATCCTTTCACAGGAG from Leptospira hartskeerlii includes the following:
- the loa22 gene encoding OmpA family outer membrane lipoprotein Loa22 codes for the protein MVKKILNILLIGATVFSLALCSSADNKDQAAPEPGEQNSAASRNVNVDSPADAINNQIKDFRYPDGITRPGFSYKKADVSAGDFSEWAKVNISVLKDGISKLPDSWALEITGHTDQVGPEEAEGDKKGNVFYGEIRAKAVKQSLVKQGIPANRIVTKSLGSSSPVSGLDAKDPKNRRVTFKFVQATPQQ
- a CDS encoding RluA family pseudouridine synthase, with the protein product MNLELHAEVNADSEGSRLDRFLKDYLGDEISRASIQHWIDSGWVKDGSGKIILKSSYKVAPGENFHISVPPKPPLNLSPVKMELEVLKETPQYLIIRKPAGIASHSGPGDRSATLVNGLLYKFKELSSIGGESRPGIVHRLDKPTEGIMIVAKNDHAHAKLSELFRRRNITKKYLAWVQGTLPEGEGTIDKPIGRHPIERLKMTVTPKGRASVTHYRILKTAVSKNGRKFSLIEADLETGRTHQIRVHFQSLRCPVVGDLLYSRNAALFENYGLLLLSYWLEFKDPFTGEEVQIVLEPPQRFENFENNLENF